The Streptomyces tendae DNA segment ACGTGCGTGTTGCACTTCAGCTCGGTGGGGTGGCCGAGGCGGACGTAGCCGACGAGGCGGCCCTCGTGCTCGGCGACGAGGTGCGCGTCCGGGCCGCAGGCCGGCCGGAAGAACGGCTCGTCCGGCCCGGGCGGCGGCTGGACGGCGTGCAGCGGGGACCACGTCTCGCGGTCCAGACGGTTCAGGTCGCCCTCGTCGTCGGGGCGGGCGGTGCGTATGAGCGGTTCCGGCATGCGCGTCACTCTACGCGCCGGTTCGGGCCGTGATTCGCGGTGCGTCAGGGGCAGGATGGACGTCATGGAACATGCGCGTATCGCGGTGGCCGGGGCGTCCGGACTGATCGGCGGCGCCCTGGCGCGGTCGCTGACGGCTGAGGGGCACACGGTGCTGCGGCTGGTGCGCCGCGCGCCCCGGTCGGCGGACGAGATCCGGTGGGACCCGGAGCGGGGGACGGTGGACGCGGCCGGGCTCGCCGGGTGCTACGCGGTGGTGAACCTGGCCGGTGCGGGGGTCGGCGACCGGCGCTGGACGGACGCGTACAAGGAGCGGATCCGGGCCAGCCGGGTGCGGGGCACGACGGCCCTCGCCGAGGCCGTCGCCGGGCTCCCCGAGGACGCCCGGCCGCGGGTGTTCCTCAACGGCAGCGCGATCGGCTACTACGGCGAGACCGGCGACCGGGCGGTGGACGAGAGCGCGCCCCCGGGTGAGGGGTTCCTGCCGGAGGTCTGCGTGGCGTGGGAGGCCGCCGCGGCGCCGGCCCGGGAGGCGGGCGTGCGGACGGTGTTCGCGCGCAC contains these protein-coding regions:
- a CDS encoding TIGR01777 family oxidoreductase is translated as MEHARIAVAGASGLIGGALARSLTAEGHTVLRLVRRAPRSADEIRWDPERGTVDAAGLAGCYAVVNLAGAGVGDRRWTDAYKERIRASRVRGTTALAEAVAGLPEDARPRVFLNGSAIGYYGETGDRAVDESAPPGEGFLPEVCVAWEAAAAPAREAGVRTVFARTGLVVAGGGGAWGRLFPLFRAGLGGRLGDGRQYWSYIALHDEVAALRHLLDTDGLSGPFNLTAPEPVTNREVTEAMGRVLHRPAVFAVPAPVLRTVLGEMAGDVLGSARVVPARLLESGFRFAFPQVEGAIRAAL